The Mesorhizobium loti DNA segment TCGCGTAGCGCGAGGCCGGATTGCGGAATTTTTCGTACGCAGCCTTTGCCGGAGCCGTGAAGCTGACCGCCGTGATGATCTCGCCATCCTTCAATGCCGTTTCGAACAGCCCTTTGAAGAATTTGTCAGCTGATATTTCGCGCTTGTTGGTGACGATGGTGGCGCCCAGTGCCAAAAGTGCCGCGGGATAGTCCGCCGCCGGATCGTTGTTGGCGATCGAGCCGCCGATCGTGCCCTTGTGGCGCACCGCCGGATCACCGATCAGCGACGCCAGATGGGCAAGCGCCGGGCAGGCCTTCCGCAGCTTCTCATCGTTGGAGACGTCGAAATGGGTGGTGGCGGCGCCGATGGTGACCGTCTTTCCCGACACCTTGATGCCCTGCATTTCCTTGATGCGCGACAGATCGACGAGATCGGAAGGGGCCGCAAGCCTCGTCTTCATGGCGGGGATGAGCGTCATGCCGCCGGAGAGCAGCTTGGCGTCGCCGCTCTTCACGAGTTTGGCGGCGTCAGCGACCGAGGCGGCACGATGATAGTTGACCGAGTACATGGTTGTTCCTCCTCAGTGCTTCGTCGCGGCGCGGATCGCGGCCCAAACGGTGGCCGGCGAAGCCGGCATGGCGATGTCGGCGATGCCGATGGCGTCGGTGATGGCGTTGATGACGGCCGGCGGCGAACCGATGGCGCCGGCCTCGCCGCAGCCCTTGATCCCCAACGGATTGCCCGGACATGGCGTGTTCGAAGTCGAGACCTTGAACGACGGCAGGTCGCCCGCCCGCGGCATGGTGTAATCCATGTAGCTCGCCGTCAAAAGCTGCCCGCTGGCGTCGTAATGGGCGCCCTCCAGCAGCGCCTGGCCGATCCCTTGCGCGATGCCGCCATGCACCTGGCCCTCGACGATCATCGGATTGATGATGTTGCCGAAATCGTCGGCCGCCACGAACTGGACGATCTCGGTCGTGCCGGTCTCCGGATCGATCTCGACCTCGCAGATGTAGCAGCCCGCCGGGAAGGTGAAGTTCGACGGATCGTAGAAGGCCGTTTCCTTCAGCCCGGGTTCCATCCCTGCCGGCAGATTGTGGGCGGTATAGGCGGCAAGCGCCACCTGGAACCACGGCACGTTCTTGTCGGTACCGGCGACCTTCAGCGCGCCGTTCTCGATGACGATGTCACCCTCGTCGGCCTCGAGCAGGTGGGCGGCGATCTTCTTGGCCTTGGCCTCGACCTTGTCGAGCGCCTTTGATATCGCCGACATGCCGACCGCGCCCGAGCGCGAACCATAAGTGCCCATGCCCATCTGCACCTTGTCGGTGTCGCCATGGACGATCGAAACCGAATCGATCGGCACGCCGAACCGCTCGTTGACCAGTTGCGCGAAGGTCGTCTCGTGACCCTGGCCATGGCTGTGTGAGCCGGTCAGCACCTCGATCGTGCCGACGGCATTGACCCGCACCTCGGCCGATTCCCAGAGGCCGACGCCGGCGCCGAGCGAGCCGACCGCCGCCGACGGCGCAATGCCGCAGGCCTCGATGTAACAGCTCATGCCGATGCCGCGCAGCAATCCCTTCTTGGCCGCCGCCGCCTTGCGCTTGGCAAAGCCGGCATAGTCCGAAGCGCTCATCGCCGCGTCGAGCGAGGCGCCGTAGTCGCCGGCGTCATAATTCATGATCACCGGCGTCTGGTGCGGGAAGGAGGTGATGAAGTTCTTGCGCCGCAATTCGGCTGGCGAGACACCGAGCTCGCGCGCCGCCGCTTCCATCGTGCGTTCCAGGAGATAGGTGGCTTCCGGCCGACCTGCCCCGCGATAGGCATCGACAGGGGCCGTGTTGGTATAGACGGTGCGCACATTGGCGTGGATGGCCGCAATGTCATATTGGCCCGACAAAAGCGTCGCATAGAGATAGGTCGGCACGCAGGACGAGAACAGCGACATGTAGGCGCCGAGATTGGCGATCGTGTCGACCTTCAGCCCGGTGATCCTGTTGTCCTTGTCGAAGGCCATTTCCACCGTCGAGACATGATCGCGGCCATGCGCGTCGGAGAGAAAACTTTC contains these protein-coding regions:
- a CDS encoding carbon monoxide dehydrogenase medium subunit, coxM-like protein, producing MYSVNYHRAASVADAAKLVKSGDAKLLSGGMTLIPAMKTRLAAPSDLVDLSRIKEMQGIKVSGKTVTIGAATTHFDVSNDEKLRKACPALAHLASLIGDPAVRHKGTIGGSIANNDPAADYPAALLALGATIVTNKREISADKFFKGLFETALKDGEIITAVSFTAPAKAAYEKFRNPASRYAIVGVFVAKGKDGVSVAVTGAGDDGVFRSKEIEAALAKSFDAASLNGVKVPAKNLMSDIHASADYRANLIAVMAKRAVAAANA
- a CDS encoding oxidoreductase molybdopterin-binding subunit, protein, which codes for MGIEGVGARVARKEDKRFITGAGRYVDDMVVPGMKHAAFVRSPHAHAQIKKIDVKKAQAMPGVIGVLTGKELKADGIGNLICGWMIHSKDGSPMKMGAWSPLAFDKVRYVGDAVVIVVAETKGQARDAAEAVEITYKELKAVVDATKALEKGAPQIHPEAENNLIFDWEIGDAKATDAAIKAAAHVTRMKIVNNRLVPNAMEPRAALGHYDKAEDHYTCWTTSQNPHVARLVMSAFYNVAPENKLRVIAPDVGGGFGSKIYIYPEEIVCLWASKKTGVPVKWVADRTESFLSDAHGRDHVSTVEMAFDKDNRITGLKVDTIANLGAYMSLFSSCVPTYLYATLLSGQYDIAAIHANVRTVYTNTAPVDAYRGAGRPEATYLLERTMEAAARELGVSPAELRRKNFITSFPHQTPVIMNYDAGDYGASLDAAMSASDYAGFAKRKAAAAKKGLLRGIGMSCYIEACGIAPSAAVGSLGAGVGLWESAEVRVNAVGTIEVLTGSHSHGQGHETTFAQLVNERFGVPIDSVSIVHGDTDKVQMGMGTYGSRSGAVGMSAISKALDKVEAKAKKIAAHLLEADEGDIVIENGALKVAGTDKNVPWFQVALAAYTAHNLPAGMEPGLKETAFYDPSNFTFPAGCYICEVEIDPETGTTEIVQFVAADDFGNIINPMIVEGQVHGGIAQGIGQALLEGAHYDASGQLLTASYMDYTMPRAGDLPSFKVSTSNTPCPGNPLGIKGCGEAGAIGSPPAVINAITDAIGIADIAMPASPATVWAAIRAATKH